In Thermoanaerobaculia bacterium, a genomic segment contains:
- a CDS encoding acyltransferase, which produces MTLRTIRAGELAESLFPRFVDELAERLDDPALDRNETVRDTLRELYGASGGGNSLAAQAVAASFDPRNATLEAEYYRELDPAKWAPVKPLLWFWQMFDHSPVGRNVLLGTRMRAMLARRVFRRCGKNVRIFHECEFSFGYNLSVGDDVTIHRNVLIDDRGEVVVGNNVSISDFANVYSHAHAVEDINDVSLGRTIIGDNTRITYHSTVFSDVKIGHDAMLGSHGVANKDIPDFEIFGGVPARKIAQKKGHP; this is translated from the coding sequence ATGACGCTCCGCACGATTCGGGCCGGCGAGCTCGCCGAGAGCCTGTTTCCCCGTTTCGTCGACGAGCTCGCGGAGCGGCTCGACGACCCCGCGCTCGACCGGAACGAGACGGTGCGCGACACCCTCCGGGAGCTCTACGGCGCCTCCGGAGGCGGGAATTCGCTCGCTGCGCAGGCGGTCGCCGCCTCGTTCGACCCGCGCAACGCGACGCTCGAGGCGGAGTACTACCGGGAGCTCGACCCGGCGAAATGGGCCCCCGTCAAGCCGCTCCTCTGGTTCTGGCAGATGTTCGACCATTCCCCCGTCGGGCGCAACGTGCTGCTCGGGACGCGGATGCGCGCGATGCTCGCGCGGCGCGTCTTCCGCCGATGCGGGAAGAACGTGCGGATCTTCCACGAGTGCGAGTTCTCGTTCGGCTACAACCTGTCGGTCGGCGACGACGTGACGATCCACCGCAACGTGCTGATCGACGACCGCGGCGAGGTCGTCGTCGGCAACAACGTGTCGATCTCCGACTTCGCGAACGTCTATTCCCACGCGCACGCGGTCGAAGACATCAACGACGTGTCGCTCGGCCGGACGATCATCGGCGACAACACCAGGATCACCTACCACTCGACCGTGTTCTCGGACGTGAAGATCGGACACGACGCGATGCTCGGCTCGCACGGCGTGGCCAACAAGGACATCCCGGACTTCGAGATCTTCGGCGGCGTGCCCGCCCGGAAGATCGCCCAGAAGAAAGGGCATCCTTGA
- the dapF gene encoding diaminopimelate epimerase, whose translation MQFAKYHALGNDYLVLASSHFDRELGREEVRRVCRPHTGVGADGILWATIEPEKRRYAVRIFNPDGSEAEISGNGVRIFARFLWDSGYINDEPVEIETAAGVSRAAVESRGARVSLDLGRPSFSSADIPVAGPLRDVVDEEIRAGDRTYRFTGVTVGNPHCVIVLPRISADEACLSGPLIEIDPRFPARTNVQFVQVIDRDNIRMEIWERGAGYTLSSGTSTAAAAAAVHRLGLAGPVLDVEMPGGRLHAEIGADGGVSIAGSVVKICQGTLAAELLLQRD comes from the coding sequence ATGCAATTTGCGAAATACCACGCCCTCGGGAACGACTATCTCGTTCTCGCCTCGTCGCATTTCGACCGCGAGCTCGGCCGCGAAGAGGTCCGCCGCGTCTGCCGGCCGCACACCGGCGTCGGGGCCGACGGCATCCTCTGGGCCACGATCGAGCCCGAGAAACGGCGCTACGCGGTGCGGATCTTCAATCCGGACGGAAGCGAGGCGGAGATCAGCGGCAACGGCGTCCGCATCTTCGCGCGTTTCCTTTGGGACAGCGGCTACATCAACGACGAACCGGTCGAGATCGAGACGGCGGCCGGCGTCTCCCGCGCCGCGGTCGAGTCGCGCGGCGCCCGCGTTTCGCTCGACCTCGGCCGCCCGAGCTTCTCGAGCGCCGACATCCCGGTGGCCGGCCCGCTCCGGGACGTGGTCGACGAGGAGATCCGCGCCGGCGACCGGACGTATCGGTTCACGGGCGTGACCGTCGGCAACCCGCACTGCGTCATCGTGCTTCCGCGGATCTCCGCGGACGAAGCCTGCCTCTCCGGACCGCTCATCGAGATCGACCCGCGCTTCCCGGCGCGAACGAACGTCCAGTTCGTCCAGGTGATCGACCGGGACAACATCCGGATGGAGATCTGGGAGCGCGGAGCCGGGTACACGCTCTCCTCGGGGACCAGCACCGCCGCGGCGGCCGCCGCGGTCCACCGGCTGGGCCTCGCCGGGCCGGTTCTCGATGTCGAGATGCCGGGCGGGCGTCTCCACGCGGAGATCGGCGCCGACGGCGGCGTCTCGATCGCCGGTTCGGTGGTGAAGATCTGTCAGGGGACGCTCGCGGCCGAGCTCCTCCTCCAGCGGGATTGA
- a CDS encoding M28 family peptidase: MKKSIRRAFLVPFLLAPAAFAAEPPAAVPVPAAEEVRRIDADLVACGTRQSLSSWTDPKRGIGCARDRISAFLRAAAPAAGRVVIDPFEASNERTHGPAALQNVYLVVDGTDPARRKTAILVSGHFDSICSDFMSADCDAPGADDDASGTTVSLESARLVARRPHRATVVFAAVSGEEQGLFGGKRLLEWARAQGYEVGAMLNNDIVGATNGSSDRRPRVFCDTDAFTPSRELGMWIDEFVGGVRPVFRKDRFGRGGDHLPFVGAGLPAVRFTEPKEDYRHQHQTVRTENGVEYGDLQKFMDFDFLASVAQKNAESIDRLADSPAPPSEATVEGAVAPRATLSFSAPDDPERKGFEILARDTTEPYWKVLREAPSPGSYELPLPIDNDFFAVRAVGKNGIRSIAVDAKPVVRKKK, encoded by the coding sequence ATGAAGAAAAGCATCCGGAGGGCCTTCCTCGTTCCGTTCCTCCTCGCCCCGGCGGCCTTCGCCGCCGAGCCGCCGGCGGCCGTCCCGGTTCCCGCCGCCGAGGAGGTGCGGCGAATCGACGCCGATCTCGTCGCCTGCGGCACGCGCCAGTCCCTCTCGTCGTGGACCGACCCGAAACGCGGGATCGGCTGCGCGCGCGACCGCATCTCCGCGTTCCTCCGCGCCGCGGCTCCGGCGGCCGGAAGGGTGGTCATCGACCCTTTCGAGGCGTCCAACGAGAGGACGCACGGGCCCGCCGCCCTCCAGAACGTCTATCTCGTCGTCGACGGAACGGACCCGGCGCGAAGGAAGACCGCCATTCTCGTCTCGGGCCACTTCGACTCGATCTGCTCGGACTTCATGAGCGCGGACTGCGACGCTCCGGGCGCCGACGACGACGCGTCCGGGACGACCGTCTCGCTCGAGTCCGCGCGGCTCGTCGCGAGGCGTCCCCACCGCGCGACGGTCGTCTTCGCGGCCGTATCCGGAGAGGAGCAGGGGCTTTTCGGGGGCAAGCGTCTCCTCGAGTGGGCGCGCGCGCAGGGATACGAAGTCGGCGCGATGCTCAACAACGACATCGTCGGCGCGACCAATGGCTCCTCCGACCGCCGGCCGCGGGTCTTCTGCGACACCGACGCGTTCACGCCGTCGCGCGAGCTCGGGATGTGGATCGACGAGTTCGTCGGGGGCGTGCGCCCCGTCTTCCGGAAGGACCGGTTCGGCCGCGGCGGCGATCACCTTCCGTTCGTGGGGGCGGGTCTCCCCGCCGTCCGCTTCACCGAGCCGAAGGAGGACTACCGGCACCAGCACCAGACCGTGCGCACGGAAAACGGCGTCGAGTACGGCGATCTCCAGAAGTTCATGGATTTCGATTTCCTCGCCTCGGTCGCGCAGAAGAACGCCGAGTCGATCGACCGCCTCGCCGACTCCCCCGCGCCGCCTTCGGAGGCGACCGTGGAGGGAGCGGTGGCGCCCCGCGCGACGCTCAGCTTCTCCGCGCCCGACGACCCCGAAAGGAAGGGGTTCGAGATCCTCGCGCGCGACACGACCGAGCCGTACTGGAAGGTCCTGCGCGAAGCGCCGTCCCCGGGAAGCTACGAGCTCCCGCTTCCGATCGACAACGACTTCTTTGCGGTGCGCGCCGTCGGGAAGAACGGAATCCGCTCGATCGCCGTGGACGCGAAGCCCGTCGTCCGCAAGAAGAAATGA